Proteins from one Caulobacter sp. X genomic window:
- a CDS encoding aldehyde dehydrogenase: MTLPADIAERLARLALPSQAVIDGAHADAMSGQTFDNVSPRDGKLLNTVAACQKEDVALAVFAARTAFEDGRWRDQGPRAKKATLFRLAELMERDADELALLESLDVGKPISDARNVDIPLAINTCRWYAEALDKVYGEVGASPVDRLSYAVHEPLGVIGAIVPWNFPLHMAMWKVAPALAMGNSVVLKPAEESPLTALKLGALALEAGLPAGVLNVVPGPGAVTGEALALSMDVDMIAFTGSGPVGRKLMEYSARSNLKRISLELGGKSPQIVFADCPDLEAAAQAAAWGVFYNQGEVCTAASRLLVEASIKEAFVERVAEVAKGMKVGDPLDPSTQFGAMVSERQMNTALGYIAIAGTQGARRVLGGGQVLKETGGFYVEPTIFDRLQPSHALAREEVFGPVLGVMSFTTEDEAIALANDTVYGLAAGLWTSDVNRALRGARRLKAGLVWVNGWDACDITMPFGGFKQSGFGRDRSLHALHKYADLKSVSVTLR, from the coding sequence TTGACCCTGCCCGCCGATATCGCCGAGCGCCTGGCGCGCCTTGCTCTTCCGAGCCAGGCGGTTATCGACGGCGCGCACGCCGACGCGATGTCGGGTCAGACCTTCGACAATGTCTCGCCGCGCGACGGCAAGCTGCTGAACACCGTCGCCGCCTGCCAGAAGGAGGACGTGGCCCTGGCGGTCTTCGCCGCCCGCACGGCCTTCGAGGACGGCCGCTGGCGCGACCAGGGGCCGCGCGCCAAGAAGGCGACGCTGTTCCGCCTGGCCGAGCTGATGGAGCGCGACGCCGACGAGCTGGCCCTGCTGGAGAGCCTCGACGTCGGCAAGCCGATCAGCGACGCGCGCAATGTCGACATCCCGCTCGCGATCAACACCTGCCGCTGGTACGCCGAGGCGCTGGACAAGGTCTATGGCGAGGTCGGAGCTTCTCCCGTGGATCGCCTGAGCTACGCGGTCCACGAGCCGCTGGGCGTGATCGGGGCGATCGTGCCGTGGAACTTCCCGCTGCACATGGCGATGTGGAAGGTCGCCCCGGCGCTCGCCATGGGCAATTCGGTGGTGCTGAAACCGGCCGAGGAGTCGCCGCTGACGGCCCTGAAGCTGGGCGCGCTCGCCCTGGAAGCGGGGCTCCCGGCAGGGGTCTTGAACGTCGTCCCCGGTCCGGGCGCGGTCACCGGCGAGGCGCTGGCCCTGTCGATGGACGTCGACATGATCGCCTTCACCGGCTCGGGTCCGGTCGGCCGCAAGCTGATGGAGTATTCGGCCCGCTCGAACCTGAAGCGGATCAGCCTGGAGCTGGGCGGCAAGTCGCCCCAGATCGTCTTCGCCGACTGCCCCGACCTGGAGGCCGCCGCCCAGGCCGCCGCCTGGGGCGTGTTCTATAACCAGGGCGAGGTCTGCACCGCCGCCTCGCGCCTGCTGGTTGAGGCCTCGATCAAGGAGGCCTTCGTCGAGCGGGTCGCCGAGGTGGCCAAGGGCATGAAGGTCGGCGACCCGCTGGACCCCTCCACCCAGTTCGGGGCCATGGTCAGCGAGCGGCAGATGAACACCGCGCTCGGCTACATCGCCATCGCCGGCACGCAGGGCGCGCGGCGGGTGCTGGGCGGCGGCCAGGTGCTGAAGGAGACCGGCGGCTTCTATGTCGAGCCGACCATTTTCGACCGCCTGCAGCCCAGCCACGCCCTGGCCCGCGAGGAGGTGTTCGGGCCGGTCCTGGGGGTGATGAGCTTCACCACCGAGGACGAGGCGATCGCGCTCGCCAACGACACCGTCTATGGCCTGGCCGCGGGCCTGTGGACCTCGGACGTCAACCGCGCCCTGCGCGGCGCGCGGCGGCTGAAGGCCGGACTCGTCTGGGTCAATGGCTGGGACGCCTGCGACATCACCATGCCGTTCGGGGGCTTCAAGCAGTCCGGCTTTGGCCGTGACCGCAGCCTTCATGCGTTGCACAAGTACGCCGACCTGAAGTCGGTGTCCGTGACGCTGAGGTGA
- a CDS encoding ABC transporter ATP-binding protein has protein sequence MTKPIITFENVTKRFGKLAAVDNVSLTVNEGEFFALLGPSGCGKTTLLRMLAGFETPTEGRILIDGQDIVNVPPNKRPVNMVFQSYAVFPHMTVADNVAYGLKVDRVPKAERDARVAEALELVQLGGLGERKPDQLSGGQRQRVALARALVKRPRVLLLDEPLSALDAKLREQMRTELCTLQEKVGITFIMVTHDQDEALALASRCAVMSKGVLQQVATPSDLYEFPNSRFVADFIGQVNLFEGVLAVDEPSHAVIKSPDLPVDIFLDHGVTGPRGGTAWAAIRPEKIELHKKEGDEPPNLGDCPKGFNAVAGVIKHEAYLGGSSTYEVEIAGGRRVKVQRSNLTRWDQEDFKLGETVWLCWHACSPAVLLS, from the coding sequence ATGACCAAACCCATCATCACCTTCGAGAACGTCACCAAACGGTTCGGCAAGCTGGCCGCCGTCGACAACGTCTCGCTGACCGTCAACGAGGGCGAGTTCTTCGCGCTGCTGGGCCCGTCCGGCTGCGGCAAGACCACCCTCTTGCGGATGCTGGCCGGCTTCGAGACGCCGACCGAGGGGCGCATCCTGATCGACGGCCAGGACATCGTGAACGTGCCGCCCAACAAGCGGCCGGTGAACATGGTGTTCCAGTCCTACGCCGTCTTCCCGCACATGACCGTGGCCGACAACGTCGCCTACGGCCTGAAGGTCGACCGCGTGCCCAAGGCCGAGCGCGACGCCCGCGTGGCCGAGGCTCTGGAGCTGGTGCAGCTGGGGGGGCTCGGCGAGCGCAAGCCCGACCAGCTGTCCGGCGGTCAGCGCCAGCGCGTCGCCCTGGCCCGGGCCCTGGTCAAGCGCCCCCGCGTGCTGCTGCTGGACGAGCCGCTGTCGGCCCTGGACGCCAAGCTGCGCGAGCAGATGCGCACCGAGCTCTGCACCCTGCAGGAGAAGGTCGGGATCACCTTCATCATGGTCACCCACGACCAGGACGAAGCCCTGGCCCTGGCCAGCCGCTGCGCGGTGATGAGCAAGGGCGTGCTGCAGCAGGTGGCCACGCCCAGCGACCTCTACGAATTCCCCAACAGCCGCTTCGTCGCCGACTTCATCGGCCAGGTGAACCTGTTCGAGGGCGTGCTGGCCGTCGACGAGCCCAGCCACGCGGTGATCAAGTCGCCGGACCTGCCGGTCGACATCTTCCTGGACCACGGCGTCACCGGCCCGCGCGGCGGCACGGCCTGGGCGGCGATCCGCCCCGAGAAGATCGAGCTGCACAAGAAGGAAGGCGACGAGCCGCCGAACCTGGGCGACTGCCCAAAAGGCTTCAACGCGGTGGCGGGCGTCATCAAGCACGAGGCCTATCTGGGCGGCTCCTCGACCTACGAGGTCGAGATCGCGGGAGGACGTCGCGTGAAGGTCCAGCGCTCGAACCTGACCCGCTGGGACCAGGAAGATTTCAAGCTGGGCGAGACGGTGTGGCTGTGCTGGCACGCCTGCTCGCCGGCGGTGCTGTTGAGTTGA
- a CDS encoding gamma-glutamyl-gamma-aminobutyrate hydrolase family protein: MTARPVAGIICCTRTVGVEPAQAVMSRYVEATMAHGDVAALLVPSLPGRMRAAEVAGRLDGLMLTGSPSNLDPALYGEEIGDAPGPFDAARDGMTADLIKAMLDLGKPVFGICRGFQEINVAFGGTLRRDMAANPDLIAHHAPDDVDFNGMFDHMHDVALTAGGVLARAFGVETAVVNSVHYQGVDRLGEGLAVEARAPDGVVEGFSATVNGAPVLAVQWHPEWKPAQNRQSQTFFEIFGRALRGAPLVVDTPGASR; encoded by the coding sequence ATGACCGCTCGCCCCGTCGCCGGGATCATCTGCTGCACGCGCACCGTCGGCGTCGAGCCGGCCCAGGCGGTGATGAGCCGCTATGTCGAGGCGACGATGGCCCATGGCGACGTGGCCGCCCTGCTGGTCCCGTCGTTGCCGGGGCGGATGCGGGCGGCCGAGGTGGCCGGGCGGCTGGACGGACTGATGCTGACCGGCAGCCCCTCGAACCTCGATCCGGCCCTCTATGGCGAGGAGATCGGCGACGCGCCGGGCCCGTTCGACGCGGCGCGCGACGGCATGACCGCCGACCTGATCAAGGCCATGCTGGACCTGGGCAAGCCGGTGTTCGGCATTTGCCGGGGCTTCCAGGAGATCAATGTCGCGTTCGGCGGCACGCTGCGGCGGGACATGGCGGCCAACCCCGACCTGATCGCCCACCACGCCCCCGACGACGTCGACTTCAACGGGATGTTCGACCACATGCACGACGTCGCCCTGACCGCCGGCGGCGTGCTGGCGCGAGCGTTCGGCGTCGAGACTGCGGTGGTCAATTCGGTCCACTATCAGGGCGTCGACCGGCTGGGCGAAGGCCTCGCCGTCGAGGCCCGGGCGCCGGACGGCGTGGTCGAGGGCTTTTCCGCCACCGTCAACGGCGCGCCGGTGCTGGCCGTGCAGTGGCACCCCGAATGGAAGCCGGCCCAGAACCGGCAATCGCAAACCTTCTTCGAAATCTTCGGACGCGCCCTCAGAGGCGCGCCGCTCGTCGTCGATACCCCAGGAGCTTCAAGATGA
- a CDS encoding ABC transporter permease: MTKRAPPGPLEYLRRWPMRLWLAVVGVFLYAPLIALMVFSFNDSRRNIVWKGFTLKYYEKLFHDSALLEAFANSLTIAAVSTVISLVIGALAALVLWRFRFPGKTALDGALALPIVVPEICMGVAMLVFFAKVMPWPQGLPWPLNLGAIIIAHVSFSFPFVAVVVRARMASFNREMEEAARDLGAGEFRTIKDVILPHMAPSLVAGALLAFTLSLDDFVITFFTAGPDTVTFPVKVYSMVRFSVTPEVNAASTVLIVLTVLLTAAALKLQGDPAATAGHGAGDGK, from the coding sequence ATGACCAAACGCGCCCCCCCCGGTCCGCTGGAATACCTGCGCCGCTGGCCCATGCGCCTGTGGCTGGCCGTCGTCGGCGTGTTCCTCTACGCGCCGCTGATCGCCCTGATGGTGTTCAGCTTCAACGACAGCCGGCGCAACATCGTCTGGAAGGGCTTCACGCTCAAATATTACGAGAAGCTGTTCCATGACTCCGCCCTGCTGGAGGCCTTCGCCAACAGCCTGACGATCGCGGCGGTCTCGACCGTGATCAGCCTGGTCATCGGCGCCCTGGCGGCGCTGGTCCTTTGGCGCTTCCGCTTCCCGGGCAAGACGGCGCTGGACGGCGCCCTGGCCCTGCCGATCGTGGTGCCCGAGATCTGCATGGGCGTGGCCATGCTGGTGTTCTTCGCCAAGGTCATGCCGTGGCCGCAAGGACTGCCGTGGCCGCTGAACCTGGGGGCGATCATCATCGCCCACGTCTCGTTCTCGTTCCCCTTCGTGGCGGTGGTCGTGCGCGCCCGCATGGCCAGCTTCAACCGCGAGATGGAGGAGGCGGCCCGCGACCTGGGCGCCGGCGAATTCCGCACCATCAAGGACGTGATCCTGCCGCACATGGCCCCGTCGCTGGTGGCCGGGGCGCTGCTGGCCTTCACGCTGAGCCTGGACGACTTCGTCATCACCTTCTTCACCGCCGGGCCCGACACGGTGACCTTCCCGGTGAAGGTCTATTCGATGGTCCGCTTCTCGGTGACGCCCGAGGTCAACGCGGCCTCGACGGTGCTGATCGTGCTGACCGTGCTGCTGACCGCGGCGGCGCTGAAACTGCAGGGCGACCCCGCCGCGACGGCGGGTCATGGGGCGGGGGACGGCAAATGA
- a CDS encoding ABC transporter permease: MEQSWKQAKAVFAAALGPPLVWLVLFFLAPMAIVWAYSFGHNAGLTQIEITGTFHNYARAIEPLYLKIFLKSAWVAALTTALCLVAGFPVALAITFASDKAKAWLLLLIMLPFWTNLLIRTYALIAVLRTEGYVNQGLEWLWKGGSGLAALVGLQPLGDFQPLGLLHNNFAVILGLVYVHLPFMVLPLYSALDRLDKSLLEASLDLGAGHLRTIFKVVVPLALPGIASGVLITFIPALGAYLTPDLLGGPDSQMIANVIERQFKRANDWPFGAAMSFLLMYLTFIAIAIQAVLAKKTPEAKG; the protein is encoded by the coding sequence ATGGAACAATCCTGGAAACAGGCCAAAGCCGTCTTCGCCGCGGCGCTGGGACCGCCGCTGGTGTGGCTGGTGCTGTTCTTCCTCGCGCCCATGGCGATCGTCTGGGCCTACAGCTTCGGCCACAATGCCGGCCTGACGCAGATCGAGATCACCGGCACGTTCCACAACTACGCCCGGGCGATCGAGCCGCTGTACCTGAAGATCTTCCTGAAGTCGGCCTGGGTCGCGGCCCTGACCACGGCCCTGTGCCTGGTGGCCGGCTTCCCGGTGGCCCTGGCGATCACCTTCGCCTCGGACAAGGCCAAGGCGTGGCTGCTCTTGCTGATCATGCTGCCGTTCTGGACGAACCTCCTGATCCGCACCTACGCCCTGATCGCCGTGCTGCGCACCGAGGGCTATGTGAACCAGGGCCTGGAGTGGCTGTGGAAGGGCGGGAGTGGTCTCGCCGCGCTGGTCGGCTTGCAGCCGCTGGGCGACTTCCAGCCGCTGGGCCTGCTGCACAACAATTTCGCGGTGATCCTGGGTCTCGTCTACGTCCACCTGCCGTTCATGGTGCTGCCGCTCTATTCGGCGCTGGACCGGCTGGACAAGTCGCTGCTGGAGGCCAGCCTCGACCTCGGCGCCGGGCACCTGCGGACCATCTTCAAGGTGGTCGTGCCGCTGGCCCTGCCGGGCATCGCCTCGGGCGTTCTGATCACCTTCATCCCGGCCCTGGGTGCCTACCTGACGCCCGACCTGCTAGGCGGGCCCGACAGCCAGATGATCGCCAACGTCATCGAGCGCCAGTTCAAGCGCGCCAACGACTGGCCGTTCGGCGCGGCGATGTCGTTCCTGCTGATGTACCTGACCTTCATCGCCATCGCGATCCAGGCGGTGCTGGCTAAGAAGACGCCGGAGGCCAAGGGATGA
- a CDS encoding glutamine synthetase family protein: MVMVADPQECRDFLAANPQVRFVEVFFTSMTGVPRGKRLRVHELEAIYNYGRFLPGSILVVDTTGADCEDTGLVWEDGDADRRARPVPGTLTLAPWLGPDVAQVMLSLYELDGTPNDLDPRHVLQRVLDRYAADGLTPVAACELEYYLVDLQRGPRGELLPAKSALTGQAPTGIQVYGLPELEAHAPFLRELWDVADTIGVPLEGAISEFAPGQVELTLTHKPDALRAADDAVLYKRAAKGVALRHGCEATFMAKPWSDRAGNGFHVHLSVNDAAGNNLCASEDLEGSDLLKHAIGGMKALLGEGMAILAPNANSYRRFKANSYAPVAPTWGVNNRTVSLRVPAGPPKTRHVEHRVAGADANPYLVLAVLLASAHHGITQKLDPGPAVVGDGYAAAAKENIRLPNNWFAAVDLFEQSTVLRDYLGDRFVDMFVSVKRTEQARFFEVVTELDFDWYLRNA, from the coding sequence ATGGTGATGGTCGCCGACCCACAAGAATGCCGGGACTTCCTGGCCGCCAACCCTCAGGTGCGGTTTGTGGAGGTGTTCTTCACCAGCATGACCGGCGTGCCGCGCGGCAAGCGGCTGCGGGTGCATGAGCTGGAGGCGATCTACAATTACGGCCGCTTCCTGCCGGGCTCGATCCTGGTGGTCGACACCACCGGCGCCGACTGCGAGGACACCGGGCTCGTCTGGGAGGACGGCGACGCCGACCGCCGCGCGCGGCCCGTGCCCGGGACCCTGACGCTCGCGCCCTGGCTTGGCCCCGACGTCGCCCAGGTGATGCTGTCGCTGTACGAGCTGGACGGGACGCCCAACGACCTCGACCCGCGCCACGTGCTGCAACGGGTGCTGGACCGCTACGCCGCCGATGGCCTGACGCCGGTCGCGGCTTGCGAGCTGGAATACTACCTGGTCGACCTGCAACGCGGTCCGCGCGGCGAGCTCTTGCCCGCCAAGTCGGCCCTGACCGGCCAGGCGCCGACCGGCATCCAGGTCTACGGCTTGCCCGAGCTGGAGGCCCACGCCCCGTTCCTGCGCGAGCTGTGGGACGTGGCCGACACCATCGGCGTTCCATTGGAGGGCGCGATCTCGGAGTTCGCGCCGGGCCAGGTCGAGCTGACCCTGACGCACAAGCCCGACGCCCTGCGCGCGGCCGACGACGCGGTGCTCTACAAGCGCGCCGCCAAGGGCGTCGCCCTGCGCCACGGTTGCGAGGCGACCTTCATGGCCAAGCCCTGGAGCGACCGGGCCGGCAACGGCTTCCACGTCCATCTCAGCGTCAACGACGCGGCCGGGAACAACCTCTGCGCCAGCGAGGACCTCGAGGGCTCGGACCTGCTCAAGCACGCGATCGGCGGCATGAAGGCGCTGCTGGGCGAGGGCATGGCGATCCTGGCGCCGAACGCCAACAGCTATCGCCGCTTCAAGGCCAACAGCTACGCGCCGGTCGCGCCGACCTGGGGCGTCAACAACCGCACCGTCAGCCTCCGCGTGCCGGCAGGCCCGCCCAAGACCCGCCACGTCGAGCACCGCGTCGCCGGGGCCGACGCCAACCCGTACCTGGTGCTGGCCGTGCTGCTGGCCAGCGCCCACCACGGGATCACCCAGAAGCTCGATCCCGGCCCGGCCGTGGTCGGCGACGGCTACGCGGCGGCGGCCAAGGAGAACATCCGGCTGCCCAACAACTGGTTCGCGGCCGTCGACCTCTTCGAGCAGTCGACGGTGCTGCGCGACTACCTCGGCGACCGCTTCGTGGACATGTTCGTGTCGGTCAAGCGCACGGAACAGGCGCGCTTCTTCGAGGTGGTCACGGAGTTGGATTTCGACTGGTACCTGCGCAACGCGTGA
- a CDS encoding aspartate aminotransferase family protein, producing the protein MSQAAVAARPLSDLLTAERARFTAEHPRSAAMAKATSAHWRGGAPMHWMNDWASPSPIFAAQGVGAQITDVDGKLYDDFCLGDTPSMFGHGDPSVAAAVSDQIKRGAGFMLPTASAAIVGKLLAERFGLPLWQTATTASDANRAAIRWARAVTGRPVILVFDGCYHGMVDDAFVVLKDGQRVMKPGLLGQVHDLTATTWVVPFNDLAALENALASDQVAAVLAEPVMTNCGMILPEPGFHAALRRLTRDAGTLLIIDETHTISTGPGGYTRAHGLEPDVFVLGKAIAGGVPAAVWGVTAELSARMDEAQARIGPGQSGIGTTLSGNALAMAAMRAMLTEVMTDAAYAKMLAGAERLVAGLKSVIAARKLPWSVVHVGARVELVFADPPPKNAAQMRKVLDHEAVEALHLWLINRGVLIAPFHNMMLVSPVTDDAAIDRLVAAVDGFAVEIGEMN; encoded by the coding sequence ATGAGCCAAGCCGCCGTCGCCGCCCGCCCGCTCTCCGACCTGCTGACCGCCGAACGCGCGCGGTTCACGGCCGAGCATCCGCGCTCGGCCGCCATGGCCAAGGCGACGTCGGCGCACTGGCGCGGCGGGGCGCCGATGCACTGGATGAACGATTGGGCGAGCCCCTCGCCGATCTTCGCCGCCCAGGGCGTCGGGGCCCAGATCACCGACGTCGATGGCAAGCTCTATGACGACTTCTGCCTGGGCGACACGCCGTCGATGTTCGGGCACGGCGATCCGTCGGTGGCGGCGGCAGTGTCCGACCAGATCAAGCGCGGGGCAGGCTTCATGCTGCCGACGGCGTCGGCCGCCATCGTCGGCAAGCTCTTGGCCGAGCGCTTTGGCCTGCCGCTGTGGCAGACGGCGACCACGGCCAGCGACGCCAACCGCGCGGCGATCCGCTGGGCGCGGGCGGTCACCGGCCGGCCGGTCATCCTGGTGTTCGACGGCTGCTACCACGGCATGGTCGACGACGCCTTTGTGGTGCTGAAGGACGGGCAGCGCGTCATGAAGCCGGGCCTGCTGGGCCAGGTCCACGACCTGACCGCCACCACCTGGGTCGTGCCGTTCAACGACCTCGCCGCGCTGGAAAACGCCCTGGCCTCGGACCAGGTCGCCGCCGTCCTGGCCGAGCCGGTGATGACCAACTGCGGGATGATCCTGCCCGAGCCTGGCTTCCACGCGGCCCTGCGCCGGCTGACCCGCGACGCGGGGACCCTGCTGATCATCGACGAGACCCACACGATCTCGACTGGTCCCGGCGGCTACACCCGCGCCCATGGGCTGGAGCCGGACGTCTTCGTGCTGGGCAAGGCCATCGCCGGCGGCGTGCCGGCGGCCGTGTGGGGCGTGACCGCCGAGCTCTCGGCGCGGATGGACGAAGCCCAGGCGCGGATCGGTCCGGGCCAGTCGGGCATCGGCACCACGCTCTCGGGCAATGCGCTCGCCATGGCCGCCATGCGCGCCATGCTGACCGAGGTGATGACCGACGCCGCCTATGCGAAGATGCTGGCCGGCGCCGAGCGGCTGGTGGCGGGGCTGAAGAGCGTCATCGCGGCGCGCAAGCTGCCCTGGTCCGTCGTCCATGTCGGCGCGCGGGTGGAGCTGGTCTTCGCCGATCCGCCGCCCAAGAACGCCGCCCAGATGCGGAAAGTGCTGGACCACGAGGCGGTGGAAGCGCTGCATTTGTGGCTGATCAACCGAGGGGTGCTGATCGCGCCCTTCCACAACATGATGCTGGTCTCGCCCGTCACCGACGACGCGGCGATCGACCGGCTGGTCGCGGCCGTCGATGGGTTCGCGGTCGAGATCGGGGAGATGAACTAA
- a CDS encoding NAD-dependent succinate-semialdehyde dehydrogenase: protein MTSMPHLNLVETEAFIDGLWVQGDQTFDVLNPADGTVIAQVADLGAAETTLAIDAAHRAFPAWAARTAKERGAILRRWSDLMLAHADDLARLMTAEQGKPLAEAKGEVAYGAAFIDWFADEAKRAYGQTIPTPMPGKRLVSIKQPVGVCAAIAPWNFPIAMITRKVGPALASGCTVVVKPAAETPLCALAIARLAIEAGVPAGVLNVVTTTNSSAVGKTLCEDGRVRKLSFTGSTPIGKVLYEQCAGTMKKLSLELGGNAPFIVFDDADLEAAVDGAIASKYRNTGQTCVCANRLIVQSGIHDAFVARLAEKVAAMKVGPGTGEGVQIGPLINDKAIQKVEALVREAVAGGAKAVVGGDRHSLGGLFYQPTVLSGATPDMRLFNEEIFGPVAPVVKFDTEQEAIDLANATPFGLASYFYSRDVARCWRVAEKIEAGMVGINEGLISTEVAPFGGVKESGLGREGSSEGLEEYLETKYLCFGGVAG from the coding sequence GTGACTTCCATGCCCCATCTGAATCTCGTTGAAACCGAAGCCTTCATCGACGGCCTCTGGGTCCAGGGCGACCAGACGTTCGACGTGCTCAATCCCGCCGACGGGACGGTGATCGCCCAGGTCGCCGACCTGGGCGCGGCCGAGACGACGCTGGCCATCGACGCCGCGCACCGGGCCTTCCCCGCCTGGGCCGCGCGGACCGCCAAGGAGCGGGGGGCGATCCTGCGCCGGTGGAGCGACCTGATGCTCGCCCACGCCGACGACCTGGCCCGCCTGATGACCGCCGAGCAGGGCAAGCCTCTCGCGGAAGCCAAGGGCGAGGTCGCCTACGGGGCGGCGTTCATCGACTGGTTCGCCGACGAGGCCAAGCGCGCCTACGGCCAAACCATCCCGACGCCGATGCCGGGCAAGCGCCTGGTCTCGATCAAGCAGCCCGTGGGCGTGTGCGCGGCCATCGCGCCGTGGAACTTCCCGATCGCCATGATCACCCGCAAGGTCGGCCCGGCCCTGGCCTCGGGCTGCACCGTGGTGGTCAAGCCGGCAGCCGAGACGCCGCTGTGCGCGCTCGCTATCGCCCGCCTGGCGATCGAGGCGGGCGTGCCGGCGGGCGTGCTGAACGTCGTGACGACCACCAACTCCAGCGCGGTCGGCAAGACGCTGTGCGAGGACGGCCGGGTGCGGAAGCTGTCGTTCACCGGCTCCACCCCGATCGGCAAGGTGCTGTACGAGCAGTGCGCCGGCACGATGAAGAAGCTCTCGCTGGAGCTGGGCGGCAACGCGCCCTTCATCGTCTTCGACGACGCCGACCTCGAGGCCGCCGTCGACGGCGCCATCGCCAGCAAGTACCGCAACACCGGCCAGACCTGCGTCTGCGCCAACCGGCTGATCGTGCAGTCGGGCATCCACGACGCCTTCGTCGCGCGCCTCGCTGAAAAGGTCGCGGCCATGAAGGTCGGACCGGGCACGGGCGAGGGCGTCCAGATCGGTCCGCTGATCAACGACAAGGCCATCCAGAAGGTCGAGGCCCTGGTGCGCGAGGCCGTGGCGGGCGGCGCCAAGGCGGTGGTCGGCGGCGACCGTCACAGCCTGGGCGGCCTCTTCTACCAGCCGACCGTGCTGTCGGGCGCGACTCCGGACATGCGCCTGTTCAACGAGGAGATCTTCGGCCCGGTCGCGCCGGTCGTGAAGTTCGACACCGAGCAGGAAGCGATCGATCTCGCCAACGCCACGCCCTTCGGCCTGGCGTCCTACTTCTACAGCCGCGACGTCGCCCGCTGCTGGCGCGTGGCCGAGAAGATCGAGGCCGGCATGGTCGGGATCAACGAAGGCCTGATCTCCACCGAGGTCGCGCCGTTCGGCGGCGTCAAGGAAAGCGGCCTTGGCCGTGAGGGCAGCTCCGAGGGGCTCGAGGAGTATCTGGAGACCAAGTACCTGTGCTTTGGCGGGGTGGCTGGATGA
- a CDS encoding PotD/PotF family extracellular solute-binding protein: protein MSTITRRGLNRRSLLTATGAAAIGLTFTACGQKPKAPTNGEEPKLNFYNWDTYIGETTLGDFKKATGVDVNMSLFATNDELFAKLKAGNPGFDVVVPSNEFVTRMSQAGMLEPLDHAKIPNIKNIDPSFLNPDFDPGRKYSMPYTWLLLGIGYRKSKVKGVPDSWKWLFDSDQYKGRIALLSESADLVRLAAKYLGHSVNNIPEDMLPKIEQMLIKQKPFVKAFHDDNGQDLLASGEVDLVLEYNGDIAQVMKDDPDLDFVVPKEGSLINSDTLCIPKGAPRPNNAHAFINYLLDAQAGAEISKTILYPTPNAAAKALMPDDYKNNKVIFPPADVMAKCEYGAFEGAEKASQYEELITRVRAA, encoded by the coding sequence ATGAGCACCATCACGCGGAGAGGCCTGAACCGCCGCTCGCTGCTGACGGCCACCGGCGCCGCCGCGATCGGCCTGACCTTCACCGCCTGCGGCCAGAAGCCCAAGGCGCCGACGAACGGCGAAGAGCCCAAGCTGAACTTCTACAACTGGGACACCTATATCGGCGAAACCACGCTGGGCGACTTCAAGAAGGCCACCGGCGTCGACGTGAACATGAGCCTGTTCGCGACCAACGACGAGCTGTTCGCCAAGCTGAAGGCCGGCAATCCCGGCTTCGACGTGGTGGTGCCGTCGAACGAGTTCGTGACCCGCATGAGCCAGGCCGGCATGCTCGAGCCGCTGGACCACGCCAAGATCCCGAACATCAAGAACATCGACCCGTCGTTCCTCAATCCGGACTTCGACCCGGGCCGCAAGTACTCGATGCCCTACACCTGGCTGCTGCTGGGCATCGGCTATCGCAAGAGCAAGGTGAAGGGCGTGCCCGACAGCTGGAAGTGGCTGTTTGACAGCGATCAGTACAAGGGCCGCATCGCCCTGCTGTCGGAAAGCGCCGACCTGGTGCGCCTGGCCGCCAAGTACCTGGGCCACTCGGTCAACAACATCCCCGAGGACATGCTGCCGAAGATCGAGCAGATGCTGATCAAGCAGAAGCCGTTCGTGAAGGCCTTCCACGACGACAACGGCCAGGACCTCTTGGCCTCGGGCGAGGTGGACCTGGTGCTGGAGTACAACGGCGACATCGCCCAGGTGATGAAGGACGACCCGGACCTGGACTTCGTGGTGCCGAAGGAAGGCAGCTTGATCAACTCCGACACCCTGTGCATCCCGAAGGGCGCGCCGCGGCCGAACAACGCCCACGCCTTCATCAACTACCTGCTGGACGCGCAGGCCGGGGCCGAGATCAGCAAGACGATCCTGTACCCGACGCCAAACGCGGCGGCCAAGGCGCTGATGCCGGACGACTACAAGAACAACAAGGTCATCTTCCCGCCCGCCGACGTCATGGCCAAGTGCGAGTACGGCGCCTTCGAGGGGGCGGAAAAGGCCAGCCAGTACGAGGAACTGATCACCCGGGTGCGGGCGGCGTAG